The Burkholderia ambifaria AMMD genome includes a region encoding these proteins:
- the copM gene encoding CopM family metallochaperone produces MDPFTRRPMRKPRHGAACALLVAAVAALPAWGQLRPPAPAAVADTPTQAYKRADHRMMEAMESAPYTGDADRDFVAHMTPHHQGAIDMAQVELKHGKDPTLRKLARRIIAAQRDEIALMERWQKEHGAAP; encoded by the coding sequence ATGGATCCGTTCACTCGCCGCCCGATGCGCAAACCCCGGCACGGCGCGGCCTGCGCGCTGCTGGTCGCGGCCGTTGCCGCGCTGCCGGCGTGGGGCCAGTTGCGCCCGCCGGCGCCCGCGGCCGTTGCCGACACGCCGACTCAAGCGTACAAGCGCGCGGACCACCGGATGATGGAAGCGATGGAAAGCGCACCGTACACCGGTGACGCCGATCGCGATTTCGTCGCGCACATGACGCCGCACCACCAGGGCGCGATCGACATGGCGCAGGTCGAACTGAAACACGGCAAGGATCCGACGCTGCGCAAGCTCGCGCGCCGCATCATCGCCGCGCAGCGCGACGAGATCGCGCTGATGGAGCGCTGGCAGAAGGAGCACGGCGCGGCGCCGTGA